A section of the Desulfuribacillus stibiiarsenatis genome encodes:
- the fliM gene encoding flagellar motor switch protein FliM, with the protein MSEVLSQSEIDALLTALSSGELDAEEIRKDEVQKKVKTYDFKRAYRFSKDQTRSLTRIHENFARLLTSYFSAQFRTFVQITVASVDQLPYDEFIRSIPKMTILNVFEAVPLEGRLVMEVNPNIAYAMLDRLMGGQGISAEKFRSLTEIETIVMERIFNKALENFAEAWRTIIDLDPELDILETNPQFMQIVSPNETVAVISFQTKIGEATGMINLCLPHVVLEPIMPKLTAHHWFASQKKSRSDKEVFHIQERVKKASVTVKAELGASIISIGEFLSLNIGDVIQLDNMFEDDINVRVGNLVKFKAQPGLSKKRVALQITEVLEEGVEENG; encoded by the coding sequence GTGAGTGAGGTACTCTCTCAAAGTGAAATTGACGCCCTTCTTACCGCATTATCCTCTGGTGAATTAGATGCAGAGGAAATACGTAAGGATGAAGTGCAAAAAAAGGTTAAAACTTATGACTTTAAAAGAGCGTATAGATTTTCAAAGGATCAGACAAGAAGCTTAACGCGTATTCACGAGAATTTCGCAAGGTTACTTACGAGTTATTTTTCTGCTCAGTTTAGAACTTTTGTGCAAATCACTGTAGCTTCCGTTGACCAATTACCATATGACGAGTTTATTCGCTCAATACCTAAAATGACGATTTTAAATGTCTTCGAAGCTGTTCCATTAGAAGGACGACTGGTGATGGAAGTAAATCCAAATATTGCGTATGCAATGCTAGATCGTTTAATGGGCGGCCAAGGTATTAGTGCAGAGAAGTTTAGAAGTCTTACGGAAATTGAAACAATTGTCATGGAGAGAATCTTTAATAAAGCATTAGAGAATTTCGCAGAGGCTTGGAGAACAATTATAGACTTAGATCCGGAACTAGATATACTGGAAACAAATCCACAATTTATGCAAATAGTTTCTCCAAATGAAACGGTAGCGGTTATATCATTTCAAACAAAAATTGGCGAAGCCACCGGGATGATTAACCTTTGTCTTCCGCATGTTGTATTAGAGCCGATCATGCCGAAACTAACGGCACATCATTGGTTTGCATCTCAAAAGAAATCTAGATCAGATAAAGAAGTCTTTCATATTCAGGAACGCGTTAAGAAAGCATCAGTAACGGTAAAGGCAGAATTAGGTGCTTCTATCATCTCTATAGGTGAGTTCCTCAGTTTGAATATTGGAGATGTCATTCAACTTGACAATATGTTTGAAGATGATATCAATGTTCGTGTTGGGAATTTAGTAAAGTTCAAGGCGCAGCCAGGGTTGTCTAAGAAACGTGTTGCTTTACAGATTACTGAAGTTCTAGAGGAAGGTGTTGAAGAAAATGGGTAG